One Vespa velutina chromosome 12, iVesVel2.1, whole genome shotgun sequence DNA window includes the following coding sequences:
- the LOC124953498 gene encoding LOW QUALITY PROTEIN: uncharacterized protein LOC124953498 (The sequence of the model RefSeq protein was modified relative to this genomic sequence to represent the inferred CDS: inserted 2 bases in 1 codon), producing the protein MRGNTLRELKPIIDMDSSKTEKLEWPVNNPTTPLFFPKLHRGHTTLPEDQHYMCGECGKGYKWMANLXYECGKAPKYHCQICMKDFYRRYVLKNHIKTKHST; encoded by the exons AATTGAAGCCGATCATCGACATGGATTCTTCAAAGACTGAAAAATTGGAATGGCCCGTAAATAATCCAACAACGCCATTGTTCTTTCCTAAGCTCCATCGTGGCCATACAACGCTACCGGAAGATCAACATTATATGTGCGGCGAATGTGGGAAGGGTTACAAATGGATGGCTAATCT ATACGAATGTGGAAAAGCACCGAAATATCATTGTCAAATATGCATGAAGGATTTCTACAGACGTTACGTCCTTAAAAATCACATTAAAACGAAACACAGTACATAA